From the genome of Brassica oleracea var. oleracea cultivar TO1000 chromosome C4, BOL, whole genome shotgun sequence:
CTAGCTGATCCGACGAGAACCATTGTCTTGTCTGATACTCCATAACCCACATTTGCTCGACACAGACCAAATCGAGGAGTATAGTTATTGACAGCCCAATGTGAGCAAACAAAAGAGACTTGTGTAAAGTCATATTTGTCAGATAGCGGTTGTAGATAAAGGTTCGAAGCATGAGACCTAAGCAACCAACAACAAAAGAAGCGTCCAACTGCAACACATCGGTTTGGTAATAGAACATGACAGTAGAGAGATTTGGCATAGTTTGTGTCTTTTAAATTTTTATTAAGAAACTAAAAATTATACATTAACAAGTAAAAGGTTTGCTTCATCAGAGCTTACTTTTGACACAAGGAGTTAAAAGCATACAAAAAACCAACTTGGGCAAAGCATCCATAAGTTAGAATTTATCAACAGCAACACCAGGCCGTATAACCTCATAAGCATCTCTGCTCCTGCTTTTCTTCATCCCAGCCGTGAAATATACCTTTGATACATCTGCTGAGATACAACTCACTTTCACCCAAATCATCACCTTTGTTTTCAAACCTTCCACTTCTGCTAGCTTCCCTTTCTCCAGGTAACCAGTTACCGTTGTTGAAAACCGCAGGACCGATGAGTCCTTGTACCCAACCTCACAGGCCTCAGGGATGAAGACAGTCAACTTACCCGTCTCTTCGTTGAACTCATAGTTTGTGGCGTCCTGTGGAAAGATCCCAACCGGTAAACCAAACTCTTTTAGCAGCTCAGCCAATGGTTTCTGCATTTTTCCTATACAGAACAAAGATGCACATAAAGTAAAGGATATTGACATAATTATACAAGAACAGGAAGAAGTAAAAAAAAAATCAAACCTTTGAGTTTGTTGACCAACCACTTGGTACCTCCTTCAATACTACTAGACAATGACTGCAAAAACAAGAACACAAATGTCACTTTGTGTATTATTAGGAAACCAAAAGCAATAAAAAAAATTTTAGAGGTAAGTACAAATTGTAACAACAACAAATGTTAATCCATTCTTATTTAAAAAAGCAGCGAAGTTTTCAGTAAACACACAACAAGTTTCTTTATTAACCCCAAAAGTTACAAACTTGTTACAAACAAAACTCATTTCCAAAGCATAAATAGCAATCAAGAATCTCTAAATCAATTACTGAACGATTAAATTGGTAAGCTGAGACTATTAAAAGCAACAAACCAGAGAAAGAGATAGGGAAAGATACATTAAAGTCGTCACCAACGGAGTTGAACTCTTTGTTTGCCTTTTGTCCTAACCAATAAGAGCCCACCTTGTTCATTATTTGATCCATCTCTCCTGCATGTAACAATCCGCCTAAAGAGAGAGAAGACGATGGCTCTCTTTGACGTTCTTCTACTTCGCTGCGTACGAAAAGAATGTTTCTTCCATTGTCTCACCCCGTAAGATAACAACTGTAACACAGAACACGTAAACGGCACAACGTTCGTCTTTTAGTAATTGAAACGACACGAGTTTCAAACCTTGCCGTATTGTTTGAAATGTCGTGTACCTTTGTCGTTAATTAAAGAAATAGTCAAAGACCCTCTTTGTCAACTTGACAATTACCGCATTAAAAAAAGAGTTTAAAGAACGCCTTAATCACGTTTTAAAGAGTTTGGTTTTTGTTAGGCATGAAACTGGACACTGATTCGAGTATCTTGGATATAAAAGTGTGTATATCGTTTATGTATTTATGAAATTCAGATATTCAGCCCAGTTCGATTCTTTTTTGTTCGTTTTTTTCTACTAATCTCATCATTTTATCAAAAATATTTGGAAAATAAACATGTTACTGAAATTTATTCTTTGAACCGGTAGTCACAAAATATATGTAGCAATCTCATAGTTATAAGCTATAACCTTTACTAAACAATAATACCATTTTCCACCAATAATAGTCTTACTTGCAATTAAAAAAAAAACCAACAAATTTCTGTCCAGTAGCTATTCTTCCCTCCAAATATTAATTTATGATTTTCATAAATTTGAAGTTTCCACGGCGTATACATTATTCTAGTATTAGTTACGGTGAATCTGCCTCGATTCGGGGTTAAATTAACGATCTGAATAGCTGACTTTATGGACTGAAGTTTCTTATTAAAATCTCTCGTTCTGCATTGCATCAATTCTTTAGGCTTTGCACAAAGCAAAAACTCATCCATCGTGGTCACATTAATAACCATATGAAACATGATACGATTACCAAAAAGTTGCTCTTGCCACATCTCAATCATCTTCAATTAGCAAACACTTTGACGAACTCTTTCCATATTTTTTGTGCATCACATGATGTATATTGGATGTGAATGCGCATATCCTTCTCGTGACCGTAAAATGGACGAAAGAGATTTGCTTTATAATTGCGTATCGGTATATCATAATCAAAGCAATACAACTTGTTCATCAATATGGTTATGAATGAATATTCTTGAATTCTAGAATATTTGGACCTGATAATAGTTGCGAGGCATTGGCTTTGTAGCCTTGAGGGGAAGCCACCCAAGCCAAGGATTAGGGCATCCAAATTAGTGGGACATATTTAAAAAAAAAATTATTAGTATATACATAAAAAGAAAATCTGTAGATTATTTTGTTAAAATATTATCTATTGAGCATATTTAGTTATAATAATATTTGTCAAACTTTTTAAATATATTAGTAAATTTATATTTTAGATAATAGTTAAAACCGTAATTCTAAAATAGAAACATAACAATTGAGACTGCTATGGTCGAAAAACTTGACTATAGGAGTTTAATGGATGATTTTGCAGGGAAAAATGCAAGAAGATCTATATTTCAGCAATAAGTGTTTTTATATCAATGTTTTTTATGAACATATTATGAAATTTGATTTTTTTAATGAAAATTTAAATTATTTTTTTATACTGTTTTGTGATTTTGATAAAACATGTATGAGGACATAGTTTTAAATTTTGATTGGGGCAATATAAAAGGTTGGTCCGACACTGTGTATATTGCATATCAGTATAACATAATCAAAGCAATACAAGGGATTTTTTTTTTTTTTGGTAAAAGCAATACAAGGATTTTCTCAGAAAGACCTGTTCCATCTTCTTGTTCATCAATATGGTTATGAAGATTATTGAATTTTTGGATATTCAGATCTGATAATTAACTATCTAGACATGAGTTGAAAGCATAAGTATCCTACCTAATTCAGAATAGTGTACTTTGTAAGTTCGTTTCGTATATTTTCATAAAACTACATTAAAACGTAAGTAAACAATAGTTATAGATATATTTCAAATTTAACCATATTTTAAAAGTACTACTACCACATTTGAAAATAAATATTAATACTTACTAAACTTGAATTTAAAGATCTATCTATTTATAAGATTAATATATCCAAAAATATTCCCCATATCAGTCTATCTATTTATTTGGTATATATATATATATTATTTGGATACAGCCGTCTTTATTATTCAGATTAAACCGTCCCCCACATCGTCAAACCATTTTCTCCAGATTTTATTTAGCATATCTTGTTAATCCCTAGTTTAAAAATCTGTAAAAATAACTAAAACCGATTGCTATCTGTACTTGAATACTGAAAATGTTCTGTAAAGGCCAGAGTAAAATCAAATGGCTCGTATTTGACTCTCTCTTCTCTCTAGAGAGAGGAGATTCTCTCTTTTTCTCTTATCCATAAAAAATCATTCAGAGAGAAGATATGGATTTCAGAGAGAGTGTACTTCGTCTTTTGCCGGAAGGAATCAACGGGACGGTTGATGAGTTTCTTCATCGATTCACCGGATTCTCATAGGCTTATAACTCCCGGTTGTCGGGCTTCGACTCTGGAAACTAGTGGCTTGTTTAGCACCATGTTTGTCGGCACTATCACTAGCAAATCATTGTGGCTCTCTGATGATTTAGTCTAGTTCTTACCGGATTTATATTCGGTTTTGTTTGTTTATTTCTTTTTTTCTTTTGGTTTGACCTCGATTCTCTGTTTTTTTTATTCAATTGTGTTACGTTTATCAATTAGATAGCTTTATCCTATTCCCGTTTTACGGGTTCTTCATCTTCAGGCTTATTTTTATCTTTAAAGATGATCTGGGCTGAATTAGATGGATTTAACCTATCTCTGAAGTTATCATGTTCGTGATACAAGTGGATTCAAGCTTTGAGTCGATGGTTCGGAATGACTCAACCGTTCTGGAATTGGTTATCCGATTTGCCTTGGTCCCTGTCGATTTCCGGTATCAGAAAATCATAGCGTCGGGTTTCAGGCCGGTGGAGAAAGGAGAAGGTCCTCTATGCCGTGTGTCTTTACTTTCGTAGCAGCCCTACACGTGGACATGATCTAGCTTGGACTTTGTCCTTTTCTCCTTTTGGGTTTTTAAAGTTTGGGCTTTTCCTTATGCCTCTTTGTGTATATGTGTTTTCTTATAGCTTTTCATGAGCTTTTAATAAAATGAGATGCCAAAAAAAAAAAAAAAAGTTCTGTAGTCTATACTATACTAAAAGGGCTTGAGCTAGCCTTTTTAGGGTGTCCACGTCGGATTGGAAATTCATCCAATCACGAGGTTTTATTATGCCACATCACACCCGCTTTTAGTCTATACAGATTTTTCGAAAGCATACTCATGTGGGCTGTTAATATTTGGACGTGGCCCATTATCAGCCGAACTCTCTTCTTATCACAATGTTCTTCGATATCATTTCATCTCTTCCCCTTCACTGGCATCGTTACTGATTTCTGCGATTCAACGTTTATCCCGATCCACTCTCACTCATTCAATTCCGTAACTGACCCATTCAACAAAGTGTTGACCCTCGCTTCAGATTTTTCTGCGCTCTATATAAATGTTGCTCGACACTTCCATGGCAGCCCTAATTATTACTCAAATACCCATCGGGTGAAGCTGCTCTGAATGACTCACGATCGGTCGCGAGGTCAAGATATCAGAGAACTGTTATGTGAGTCTACCACTTCCTTTTTTTCCCTCGCATATTGTTTCACAAGGTTTTTGATTAGTTTTACTCAACTCAGGACGATCACGATCTACTGATTTTATCATTCTTAGACGTATGAGAAAGTGATGCTAATGTCAAGGCAAGATTTCGGGAGTAGCCATCTTTGAGTTGTACCACAAGCGCTGCAGCAACGCACAACTTCTATTTTCATTACAAGCTTGAATCATATGGGTTTTATCCGGTTAGAAGGTAAGGAAGAAGAGAAAAACATCAACCGCGATGCATAGAATATAATAGAAATCATTATCTTAAGTTCAGTGAAGTGATACTTAGGAGCAATCTGTTTGTTTTTATTCAGGGCGTGTTGGAGAACGGAATGGAGATAGATGTGAAGAGGTTGCCAACAAACTCGGGCCAAGGAACGGTAGCGTTTAAGAATGAGGTCAAGCTGAGGACTCTCATGAGGATTTTAAGATGTTGCGTTGAACTGGAGGAAAATATGTTGATATAAAAGTATCTACCAAACAAGCGTGTACATTTTTATATTCGGTAGGTGCTTACTTTTTTGTATCATATTTCAAGTTTTTTTTACGAAAAAACAGTGACTTTAATTTCTTTCCCTATTGTCAATTAGATGTAGAGCATAGACCCTTTGGATTAGCCAAATCGGATATACATAATCCAAGGGAAAGGAAGAGGGAAGGCTTCAACCGTAGAGGATATGAGTCGTGAGGATCAGAAAGAAGTCTGAGGCAGATCTCAGCGCTAATTCTTATCTAATATCCAAGGGGACAAAGCCTGCTTATGGTTCTTTTGATCAAACAGTGTGTATTTGGAACATTGAACCTCACACTGATCTAATATCTTTGTCCTACGCTTAATTATAAACGTTTGTTTCTTTGTGATTTTTCAACTGCGAAAATTTATATATGTTTTTGCTATTAGTGTAGTTTCCATTGAGTTTTTGAGGCATATTGCATAAATGAGGAAAACATTACTTTCTTATCAGATAGAATAAGCTAGAATCACTTTCAGCGTAACATCAATGAACTCTCATATCAAACAAACCCGTGATTATTGATTCTATTATTAAGAAAAGCAATCTGATACAAGATTGATAGATTAATCATCATTATATTTAACAATAATATGAGTTTCTCAGCAACTGATGCATTTGTTTCAAGTGGTCTCTCTGCAATAGGTAGCAAGTATATCAACATACGTATAACAAATACGGCGTGTTCGGTGTTCGTTACTTTGTTTTACTTATCTCTTTTAGTGTTTCTATATCTGATTTTGTTTGTTTTTTTACTGAGATGTTTTGACAATTTAAGAATGAAAATGAGATGTGTTTCTGATATATCTGACAGGGAAACCTGGTTACGATTATCAAAGCTTTATCAGGTTATGTTCATAGCAAAGGGCTTAAGCTTGGAATCTACTTTGATGCTGTGTATATACACAACTGGCACTCATTATTATGGTAATGCAAGTGAAAAGCAGAGTTATTAAGATTTTTGATCTAACCACTAACAATTTTAACAATACCTCTCATTTAGGTTCATAAGAGATCAGAGATCTCTGGTGATATAGATTGGTGCCAGTTTCATCTTTTGTGACGTATCTCCTTGATGTTTGAATGATCATATTGAAACATACAAGCCGAAGGAGGGATATCTCATTACAGAACAAGTTCCATACAAATACGGAAACAACTGTTCCTTGAGCAAAATAAAAGGAACGCGAAGAAGTCAATGTGAAAATCGAGAAAATAACATCTGAAGTGAAATGGTTAAAGGTAGAATCGTCTTTCTTGGGATTGGAACTTGAGAAAGGAAAATCAGTATTTGACTCAATCAAAAAAAGAAAAGGAATGGAATCTATAGAGATAACTACTCTAGAAGATGAGAACGAGATAAAAGTCGTTCTTGCTGAGTCCAATGAAAGGAAGCCAGCAAGGAAATGGTGGAGCTACTGAAGCAGTTGCAGCAAGCAACTCAAGAAGCTGATGAAGCGAGATCATCCTGGCCTTGCTTGTGAAAAGATGCGAATGTTTTGAGAAGAGGCAAAGGAAGAAAAGGCTCGACAAGGTACAATGTAGAGCAGTTTATTTGCAGCTAAGAAGAAATTGAGGCTGCTAAAGCTTTTTAGAGGTTTGCATTAGCTGCCATCAAGGTTTTCGAGAGCGAACATGCTTTCAAGTAAAACAATGTTGATTGTCCGTCAAGCCTAACATTGTCACTAACAGAGTAATATGAGCTTAGCAAGTGTACTCATGAGGCTGAAGAAAAAGCCAACACAAGGGTTGCAGAAATTCTGAGATCGAGGTAGCCAAAGAAACAGAGAAAATAAGCAAAGAGAGGTTGGAATAAATAAACAAAGATAGGGTTGGGAAAATGGAGA
Proteins encoded in this window:
- the LOC106340227 gene encoding uncharacterized protein At5g01610-like; this encodes MDQIMNKVGSYWLGQKANKEFNSVGDDFNSLSSSIEGGTKWLVNKLKGKMQKPLAELLKEFGLPVGIFPQDATNYEFNEETGKLTVFIPEACEVGYKDSSVLRFSTTVTGYLEKGKLAEVEGLKTKVMIWVKVSCISADVSKVYFTAGMKKSRSRDAYEVIRPGVAVDKF